GGATCGCTGCGGCCGCAATCGGTGCGACCATTCTTGGGCCCGGCTCTGCACTATGCGGCTTGGCCGGCCTTGCGATAGGCCATGTTACGACGCGGCTGCTCTTCGAGCACAAGCTGGGCGGCTATACCGGCGACTGCCTCGGCGCGGTGCAGCAGATCAGCGAAGTCGGCTTCTATCTCGGCATGCTGGCATGGCTCTGACTTTGCTGCGTCACGGTGAGCCTGAGATCGCTAAGGGCACGTGCTACGGCCAGTCGGACGTGACCACCAGACCCTTAGACGACGGACGCTTCAGCGCTCTGATGAACGCATTGCCTGGAAGCTTCGCGCGGATCGACAGCAGCCCGTTGATCCGATGCACCGCGCTGGCTGAGCGGTTGGCCGTGTATTTCGACCTTCCGGTCCATGCCGACCCGAGGCTAATGGAAATCGATTTTGGGAACTGGGAAATGCTGCCGTGGAACGCCATTTCGCGCAGCGAAATCGATGCGTGGGCACAAGATGTCGAAGGTGCGCGACCCCATGGGGGGGAGAGTGTTGCACAGATGATCGAAAGAGTGCGAGCTTATCTGCGCGACGCGGCAGATTTTGGTGGTGACATCCTTGCCGTCACACATCTTGGTGTTGTCCGTTGCGTTGCCGCAGCTCTTGGCCGACCGAACCCATTTGAAATGGAACTCGGCTTCGGCCAGTCCCTCACCATTGAACCAAAAGAGGTCGTATGAGCGAGACCAACAGCAATACGCACAAGCAAAAGATGAAGGAGCTGCAGGCCGCGCAAGCGAAGCGGCGCCGGGAGCTCACGGATCCTGAGCGCGGCCTCGTGCT
Above is a genomic segment from Erythrobacter sp. 3-20A1M containing:
- the cobC gene encoding alpha-ribazole phosphatase family protein; the encoded protein is MALTLLRHGEPEIAKGTCYGQSDVTTRPLDDGRFSALMNALPGSFARIDSSPLIRCTALAERLAVYFDLPVHADPRLMEIDFGNWEMLPWNAISRSEIDAWAQDVEGARPHGGESVAQMIERVRAYLRDAADFGGDILAVTHLGVVRCVAAALGRPNPFEMELGFGQSLTIEPKEVV